From the Chloroflexota bacterium genome, the window ACTGTTCTATCTCTACATTACCATAGACAGTGGTCAATGCCTCTACCTGAAGTTGGCCGGAGGAGAGGGCGAAGAAGATCGCTGCCGTATCGTCTATCCCGGGGTCTGTATCGATGATCACCCGTTTCATTAATACCTCCATACTGCTTGAGATAGCTGATCGCATTTTGGCCATATTGAGCGGCCGAAGCGTAGTTAACCCCTAAGAAATTCCGTTCGCTACGGTGAAGTGATGGGGAGTGATTTTTGTCTTAGCCTTTAAGGCCAGACATAATCACACCTTTGACGTAGTAGTTTTGCAGGATCACGAACAAGATCAGGATAGGAAGGGTCGCCGCGGCACAACCAGCGAAGATCCAGCCCCAGAAGATATTCACATCGGTGCTGAAGGCGGCGATGGCTACCTGGACAACCTGTTTACTCTTATCCTGCATGATCACCAATGGCCAGAAGAAGGAATCCCAAGACCATAGGAATTGGACCAGGGCAAAGCTGACTAGGGCCGGACGTACGTTGGGTAGCATCACGTTCCAATAGACACCAAAGTGCGAACAGCCGTCGATGACCGCCGCATCCTCAAGATCCCGTGGTATCTGCATAAAAAATTGTCGCAACAGGAAGATACCGAAGGGACTGGCTATCCAGGGCACGATCAGCGCCTGGTAGGTGTTCTGCATCCCCAAATTCTTAACCACCAGGTACAGAGGCACGATAATGGCGTCGAAGGGAATGAGCATGGAGCTCAGGACGAGGACGAAGACAAGTTCCCGACCAGGGAATTGAACCCGGGCTAAGATATAAGCGATAAGCGAGTTTATGACTAGGGCTAGAACCACCGACGACGTAGCCACGAACAAGCTGTTGGCCATCGCCCGACCAAAGTCCAGCTTAAGGAAGATGTCCCAGAAATTCTGCAATGTAGGAGAGACTGGTATGAATGTATTCAGCGAGAGAGGATAGATATACTTAAAGATCTCCGCCTGTGTCTTCAGGGCAGAGAAGAACATCCAGGCATAAGGGATAAGGAAGATAAGGATGATCCCCAAGTAGAGCAGGACAAAGGTGGTTCTCTGGCTGGCCTGCTGCAAAGCCTTGCTCACCACCGCTCTCCTGGATGGTATCGCTCGTAGTTCAACAGGGATGGCCTTTTCGCTTACTTCTATGCTCTGTGGCATCTTGCTAATCTCCTTCTTGCCCCGACTGAATTAATATTCTACTGGACGACCGATGGCTCGCATCTGAAACAGGCTTATAGCCAAAATGATTACTAGCAAGATAACGGATAGGGCCGAGGCGTAACCCATAGCATTGTAGAAGAAGGCCCTCTCATAGATGTAGTACACGACCACCCTGGTAGCATCCCCTGGCCCGCCATGCGTCATTAAATAAACCGGGGTGAAAACGCGGAAGGCGAAGATCGTCTCCGTGACCAGGACGAAGAGGGTTGTACCTTTCAAAAGAGGAAGGGTGATATGCCGAAATCGCGACCAGGCGCCGGCTCCATCAATGGCTGCTGCCTCGTGCAGCTCCTCGGGGATACCCTGTAGACCGGCCAGGAAGAAGATCATGCTGAAGCCTACATCCTTCCAGATGGACATTAGAATGATGGAGGGCATGGCCTGGGTCTCATCGATCAGGAACTTCATGCGGGGCAAGCCCACGCTGGCCAACAGGCTGTTAAGTATGCCTTGGCTGGGATGATACATCATCAGCCATAACGTCGATACGATGACCAGCGAGGTCACCACCGGGATGAAGATGCTGGCACGGGTTACGGGAATAAACCAGCCGCTGCGGTTCACCGCCATAGCCAAAGCCAAGCCCAAGGCCATCTGGATGGGCACCTTCCCCAGCACATAATAGGCTACGTTAATGAGCGAAGTACGAAAGAGGGGATCACGGAAAGCTTCGTAATAATTATTTAAACCGATAAAGGTCATGGTCGGGCTAAGGAGGCTGTACTCGTAAAAGCCAATCCGGACAGCCTCAATCAGGGGGAGAAGACGGAAGATGAACAAGAGAATGAGGGCCGGGGCAGCGAAGGACACAATCGCAAACCACTTCTGATATGCTCGTTTTCGAAACACCTCTGCGGTGACGCTCACTATTTTTCCCCCTCCCTGGATATGAATGGGCAAAAGATATACCTGGTGGGGCATAGGTTATGCCCCACCAGGTAGGCCGCTCTACTTGGCGTACTTCTTCAGCTCGGCATCAATCTTGGTCGCCGCTGTTTTGATCGTGCTCTCCACCGGCAGTCCCTTGATGATGTCAGCCAAAGCCTGTTTTAGTAAAGTGCCGTACTCCGTATAGCCGGGCGTCTCCGGGCGCGAGTGCCCCCACTTGACCAGCTCCAGGTAGGAGATGTTCAGCGGGAAGGACTGATACTCGGGTATTTTGGCAAAGGTAGATTTGCGCGCTGATAGCCGGCTAATCAGGCTATACCAGGTAGGCGACATCTCCTTGCTGGTCATGAACTTGACGAACTCCTTGGCCTCCTTCTGATGCTTGCTGCCGGAGGTGATCATAAACATGAAACTGCCTGTATGGGTGATAGGGGTCTTGAAATAGGGCAACGGCGTGAGCGCCCAGGGTATATCCGGGTACTTCGTCTTCAGGATGATGCGTAGGTCCTCCGGGCGCATGTAGGTGGCCGCCTTGCCGGTCTCGAAGGCATCAGGGACCGTCGCCTGAGGGGAGAGCTTCCACTTGTTGAAGAAGTCGGACATGAACTGGAAGGCCTCCAGCGCCTGCGGCGTGTCGATGTAGCCAGTCACCTTGGTGCCATCAGGGCTCATCCCCAGAAAGGTGGGCGTGCCCGGCTTATCGTTGGAACGAACCATGGGTATCCAGTCATAGTCTGTCCCGATGCTGCGCGTCACCAGCCCCCAGACCTTGGGGACGCCACCGGGGGGGATAGGACCAACGACCTTGCGCAGGGCCTCAGCGAACTGGGGCCAGGTCCAGGCATCCTCCAGGGTCTTCGGTGGCTTAATGCCCGCCTCATCGAACATCTTGGTATTGTAGAAGATGACGATGGAGGACTGCTGGATCGGGCCAGCGTAGAGTTTGCCCTTCCAAGACCCTTCTTTCACCGAAGCATCGACGAAGTCATCCATATCTTCCTTGGTGTAGATGTCGTCCAGGGGGATGATGGAGCCAGCATAGGCATAGCCCTTGATATTAGGGCCATCGCCCCAGATGACATCGTGGGGATCGCCTGAGGCCAGGGAGACAGCGATCTTGCGGAAGAACTCCATGAAGGGCACTGTCTCATACGCTACCTTGATATTCGGGTGTTTTTCCTCGAACATTTTGAGGGCCTTAGCGAAGGCTGTATCTTGCGGCTCACCGCTGACAGAGAGGAACCTTATGGTGACTGGGGCCGGTGGCTTGGTCGGCGTCGGTGGCGCTGGCGTAGGAGTGGCTACAGCCACGGGGGTCGGCGCTGCTGGTGGGGCGGGCGGCTTGGTCGGCGTAGGGGTTGGGGCGGCCGCCGGAGCACAGGCGCTCACTACAAAACCCAACAACAAAATGACAACGATCGGCAGCAAAAATCGTCTTTTCACCGCAACTCTCCTTTCATAAAATTAGGCACCACGTTTCCACAGAAAGAAGGCGCAATCAATCATCCACCTCAATACCCTTGTCTTTCACCTCCTTATTCCACAAGGTTTCAACAAGAGCCACTTCTGCTTTCCAGGCTCGCCCACGGCGGTAAAGCAATATCTCGCTCCTGGATGGATCATCCCTGAACCAGAAAGCCATCTTCCTATCACTAAACATCGGCGATAACATTTTTCACAATGTGAAAGACCTTTGCATACATTATAGGGGTAAAAAAGAGCCCTTGTCAAGAAATTTTTCAAACCGGTAGTGTAACATCTTGTGTGTAAAAACAGAGGGGCGTATCCTTCCAAAGATAAGACAAACTTGAAAGGAGGTACGCCCCATGGCGCAGGTCAAAGACCTGACCAAACTAACAGTAGCGGATTTATGGCAGGAGGTCAAGGATGAAGAGGAGTGGTGGGGTGACTTGAAGGAGGAGACCCTCAGGGTGGTGAAGCGTCTTCTGGAAAGCGCTATGGAGGAAGAGATGATGGAGCAGCTTCGGGCTGGCCGCTATAGACGCACCGAGCTGAGGCGGGGATACCGCAACGGTTACCGACAGCGTAGTCTGCTCACTGAGCTAGGGCTGGTGGAACCCTTGCGAGTGCCCCGGGACCGGGAGGGAACATTCCAGCCCACTGTTATTCCACGCTACCAGCAACGCCAGGAGAAGGTGAATGGTCTGGTACGGGAGATGTTCCTACAAGGGGTCAGCACCAGAAAAGTGGGGAAGGTGTTGAAGCCCCTCTTAGGGACTGAGCTAAGCCCGCAGACAGTCTCTCGAATCAGCCGCAGTCTGGATGCCGAGGTGCGGCGCTTTCACCAGCGGCCTTTAGAGGACTGCTTTGAGTATCTGTTCCTGGATGGCCTTACCTTGAAGGTGAAGGCAGGTACCAGAGTAAGGAAGCGGCTGGTGCTATGCGCCTATGGGATCAGGAGAGATGGGCAGCGAGAGATGATAAGTTTTCGCCAGGCTACTGCCGAAAGCGAAGCCCAGTGGGAGGCCTTCCTGCGGGACCTGTATGAGCGGGGGCTACACGGGAAGATCCTGGCCCTGGTGGTTACCGATGGCAACTCCGGACTGCATCGGGCCCTGGACACCGTTTACCCCTACGTGCTCCGCCAACGCTGCTGGGTGCACAAGCTCAGGAATGTGGCAGTCAAATTACCCAGGAGGGTGCAAGAGCCCTGCCTTAAAGGGGCCAAGGCCATCTACCAGGCCCCTAACCGGCGGCAGGCAGTGGCTCGGTTTCGGGAATGGGCCCAGCAGTGGCGGCCTATCCAGCCCAGGGCTGTTAACTGTCTGGAGACAGACCTGGAGGAACTACTCAGTTTCCTGGACTGCCCCAAAGCTCATTGGCGTAAGGTGCGCACCACCAATGTCATAGAGCGGGCTTTCCGGGAGATAAGACGCAGGACCAACCCTATGAGCTGCTTCCAGAACCCTGCCAGCGTGGATCGGATTATCTATGGCATCATCAATAATCTCAACTCAACCTGGAAGGGAAAGCCCCTCTCGGAATTTACACACTATACTTGACACTACCTTCAAACCTTCTCGACAATCACCAATGCCCCACTACATCCCATGCCCTGTCCTTAGCTACCAGCGAGACGATCAGGCCAGGTTATGCTTCAGTCTCTCCCCCAGGTTGATTTGACCCTACAGGGATGGCCCGCGCACTTCTGTGTTAGCCAAACGTTCCAGGGGGAGAACCAAGGCAGCCATGTCCTGATCACCCAAGCCCATGGCCTTAGCCTCATTGAACACCTGCTCAGCCAAGCTGCCCAGGAGCAAGCGGACTTGTTGCTCTTTCCCCAATTCGCCGACGATTCCCAGGTCCTTACAAATGAGGCCGATCGAGGTGGCTGGGTGGAAGTTCCGTCTTAAGAATAGTGGTACAGAGCGCATAAGCATAGCACTACTACCAAAGCTGGTACTTAGAACATCGTACATAACCTGAGGGTCAACGCCGGCCCTTGTCCCCAGGACCATCGCCTCGACCACACCGGCCAGATTTATGCCGACCAAGAGCTGATTCGCTAGCTTGACGATGCTCCCATTGCCCACCGAGCCCACGTGATGGATATTCTTGCCCATCGCTTGCAGGATGGGTAGCACTTGATCAAAAGCACCCTTATCTCCTCCCACCATAATGGTTAGCGTGCCCGCCTGGGCACCAGCCGGGCCTCCACTGATAGGTGCATCAAGAAAGTAAGCCCCCTTCTCTCGGGCAGCCGCCGCTATCTCCCTGCTCGTGCTTGGCCCAACGGTGCTGTGATCGATGAGAATATGCCCCTCTCTTGTGGCTGAGATGATCCCCTCTGGCCCCAGAAAGACCTCCTCCACCGTGGCCGGGTTCGGCAGGCAGGTTAGGACGACATCACAGCCCCGTGCTACCTCCCTGGCTGAAGCGGCCCCACTAGCCCCCATTTGCACCAATTCCTCCACTACCGCTCGGCTCCTATTATGGACAGTGAGCGAAAAATTAGCCCTCAGCAGATTCAAGGCCATAGGCCGACCCATCTTACCCAATCCGATGAATCCAACCCTCATCTCTAAACTCCTAAGTGATTTCTACAAGACGTCAGGTTATCTTTTGAGCCCCAATATAGCAGAAAGATTTTTTCTCCGCAACGGCCAGGGAAGCTTGCCAGGAAAGGCCGCCCATGCTATTGTTAGGGCGGTACCCCCGGCGAAGGGAGGCCGGAGACGATGAGGGATGCTACAGCCAGAGTTCGGGGGGCTTAAAAAGGAAACGCCATACAATCATCTATCATATAGACAGGAGCGAGAAATGATCACTTTAAATACCCCTATTCAGATAAAGGGACTCCGAATCAGAAACCGTATTGTGATGCCTCCTATGAAGACAAATTACGCTGATGAACAGGGATTCGTCACCGATGAGATGATCGAATATTATGTCGAGCGTGCCAGGAACGGCGTCGGATTGGTCATCGTCGAGGCGACCGCTGTTACGTCGGATGGAGCTATCGGGCCTCGACAGCTAAATATCTACGCTGACCAATTCATGGACGGT encodes:
- a CDS encoding extracellular solute-binding protein → MKRRFLLPIVVILLLGFVVSACAPAAAPTPTPTKPPAPPAAPTPVAVATPTPAPPTPTKPPAPVTIRFLSVSGEPQDTAFAKALKMFEEKHPNIKVAYETVPFMEFFRKIAVSLASGDPHDVIWGDGPNIKGYAYAGSIIPLDDIYTKEDMDDFVDASVKEGSWKGKLYAGPIQQSSIVIFYNTKMFDEAGIKPPKTLEDAWTWPQFAEALRKVVGPIPPGGVPKVWGLVTRSIGTDYDWIPMVRSNDKPGTPTFLGMSPDGTKVTGYIDTPQALEAFQFMSDFFNKWKLSPQATVPDAFETGKAATYMRPEDLRIILKTKYPDIPWALTPLPYFKTPITHTGSFMFMITSGSKHQKEAKEFVKFMTSKEMSPTWYSLISRLSARKSTFAKIPEYQSFPLNISYLELVKWGHSRPETPGYTEYGTLLKQALADIIKGLPVESTIKTAATKIDAELKKYAK
- a CDS encoding IS256 family transposase, translated to MAQVKDLTKLTVADLWQEVKDEEEWWGDLKEETLRVVKRLLESAMEEEMMEQLRAGRYRRTELRRGYRNGYRQRSLLTELGLVEPLRVPRDREGTFQPTVIPRYQQRQEKVNGLVREMFLQGVSTRKVGKVLKPLLGTELSPQTVSRISRSLDAEVRRFHQRPLEDCFEYLFLDGLTLKVKAGTRVRKRLVLCAYGIRRDGQREMISFRQATAESEAQWEAFLRDLYERGLHGKILALVVTDGNSGLHRALDTVYPYVLRQRCWVHKLRNVAVKLPRRVQEPCLKGAKAIYQAPNRRQAVARFREWAQQWRPIQPRAVNCLETDLEELLSFLDCPKAHWRKVRTTNVIERAFREIRRRTNPMSCFQNPASVDRIIYGIINNLNSTWKGKPLSEFTHYT
- a CDS encoding sugar ABC transporter permease — protein: MSVTAEVFRKRAYQKWFAIVSFAAPALILLFIFRLLPLIEAVRIGFYEYSLLSPTMTFIGLNNYYEAFRDPLFRTSLINVAYYVLGKVPIQMALGLALAMAVNRSGWFIPVTRASIFIPVVTSLVIVSTLWLMMYHPSQGILNSLLASVGLPRMKFLIDETQAMPSIILMSIWKDVGFSMIFFLAGLQGIPEELHEAAAIDGAGAWSRFRHITLPLLKGTTLFVLVTETIFAFRVFTPVYLMTHGGPGDATRVVVYYIYERAFFYNAMGYASALSVILLVIILAISLFQMRAIGRPVEY
- a CDS encoding carbohydrate ABC transporter permease, whose protein sequence is MPQSIEVSEKAIPVELRAIPSRRAVVSKALQQASQRTTFVLLYLGIILIFLIPYAWMFFSALKTQAEIFKYIYPLSLNTFIPVSPTLQNFWDIFLKLDFGRAMANSLFVATSSVVLALVINSLIAYILARVQFPGRELVFVLVLSSMLIPFDAIIVPLYLVVKNLGMQNTYQALIVPWIASPFGIFLLRQFFMQIPRDLEDAAVIDGCSHFGVYWNVMLPNVRPALVSFALVQFLWSWDSFFWPLVIMQDKSKQVVQVAIAAFSTDVNIFWGWIFAGCAAATLPILILFVILQNYYVKGVIMSGLKG
- a CDS encoding NAD(P)-dependent oxidoreductase; protein product: MRVGFIGLGKMGRPMALNLLRANFSLTVHNRSRAVVEELVQMGASGAASAREVARGCDVVLTCLPNPATVEEVFLGPEGIISATREGHILIDHSTVGPSTSREIAAAAREKGAYFLDAPISGGPAGAQAGTLTIMVGGDKGAFDQVLPILQAMGKNIHHVGSVGNGSIVKLANQLLVGINLAGVVEAMVLGTRAGVDPQVMYDVLSTSFGSSAMLMRSVPLFLRRNFHPATSIGLICKDLGIVGELGKEQQVRLLLGSLAEQVFNEAKAMGLGDQDMAALVLPLERLANTEVRGPSL